The Armatimonadota bacterium nucleotide sequence CCCGGTACCCGTCCCGCTCCAGGTAGCGGCGCACCACGTCCACGATGGCGGCCTCGTCCTCCACCAGGAGGACCGTCTTCCCCTGCATGGCCGTCCCAGCCGCCCGCTACTGCAGGGTCTTTTTCAGCTCCGCGTACTGCTCCGGAGTGATTTCGCCCCGGGCCAGCCGCTGCTTAAGGATCTCCAGTGCTCCGTTGGGGGCTTCGCGCCGGGTGAAGGCCAGCACGATGAGCACCACACCCGCCACCAGCAGCAGGAGCGTCAGCAGCCCGAACCCGCCGATCCATCCGAAGCCCCGGCCGTATCCCCAGCCGCCCATCATGCCGGGCCCCATCATCCCCGGGCCCATCATCCCGAACCCGCCCAGGGTCATCCCCAGCACAGGCAGGAGCACCAGCACGCCCAGAACTACCAGCAACACCACCGTCAGATCCCGCGAGGTCATGACTGTCCTCCTTTAAAGCTCCTTCTCCCGGATGAATGTCCCGTGCCAGGTGTGATACCAGACCTGGCCGGTGTAGGCATTGACGCTGAGCATGCCGAAGGTCTTGCCGTTGCGCTCCGCGTCAAAGGTGAAGTAGCCGTAGAACTCTGTCCCGTGGTCCGGCGCTGCTCCCGGAAAGGCGCGGCTGAGGAACTCCCGGGCGATCTGCCGCGCCCGCTCTCGGCCAAGCGGTGCCGCCGCCTGTCCCGGAGCATAGCCGGGCCCGTATCCGGGACCGCCCGGACCCATCATCCCCGGAGCCCAGCCCGGGCCCCCGGGGCCCCATCCCGGGCCACCCCATCCCATCATCCCGGGGCCGCCCATCATCCCGGGGCCAAAGCCGAAGCCCCCCATGTGGCCGTACTTGACGTTCCACATCATGTTGGGGCCGGGCTCGGGACGGACGACGCCGTTGCGCTCAACGATCAGCTCCATGGCGCCCTTTCCCGTGCTCTTCTCCACCACCAGCACGTAGAAGTGGTTGGAGAACTCCATCACTTCCTTGGGCTGCAGGTCCGCATAGCCGACCGCAGCCAGGACCTCCTTCACCCGCTCGACGGCGCCGTCGATGGTCAGGGGCCCGCGGACTGTCAGGCTGGGGGCGGCGGAGCCGAATCCCCAGCACCCCGCACCCCACCCGGGTTGGGCCACCGCTGGTACAGCCAGAGCTGCGGCCAGGGCAAGAACACCCAGACCGGCAAACAGGTAACGTCGAGACATCTCTCATCACCTCCAACGTCACCGTAAGGCCCCGGGGTGAATCGCCGGTGCAGCGATTGTGAAGAAATTTTGAACGTGCCGCGGGCCTACGCCCTCATGGCGCGAAACCACAGCCTTGCCACATAGGCGGTGTAGACGCCCATGGCCGCGATGGCAAGTCCCAGGGCAAATCCTAAGATAAGAGCCAGAGAGCGGGCGAATCGCATCATCCGCAACCTCCTGTCCCCACCA carries:
- a CDS encoding SHOCT domain-containing protein gives rise to the protein MTSRDLTVVLLVVLGVLVLLPVLGMTLGGFGMMGPGMMGPGMMGGWGYGRGFGWIGGFGLLTLLLLVAGVVLIVLAFTRREAPNGALEILKQRLARGEITPEQYAELKKTLQ